One window of Medicago truncatula cultivar Jemalong A17 chromosome 2, MtrunA17r5.0-ANR, whole genome shotgun sequence genomic DNA carries:
- the LOC11416407 gene encoding probable BOI-related E3 ubiquitin-protein ligase 3, translating to MAVEAHHLHLFSPQLITNREMMNPVETNTNIIYNNISQMGYSSIPPSTIKTTATETMILPPYNSITTDSLPQKTAMNSDSGLTYNVPPLRKRSRDSRDYSNSINFPYPNSYISPSTPQQQNNHRSCASSSFSFLGEDISLQIQRQQLDIDQLISQQMEKVKYEIEEKRKRQAMRLIQAIDMSVTKRMKAKEEEIEKIGKMNWALEERVKSLCMENQIWRDLAQSNEATANALRTNLEQLLQQRAPAGDGNEDTVVPARPVALMDDAESCCDSNESINDDDAVDQWRNVVGHNGKNIGAMKMVGNCGGGDSNFVNSMKLCSNCGKDESCVLILPCRHLCLCAVCGSSLHICPICKSFKTASIHVNMS from the exons ATGGCTGTTGAGGCTCACCATCTTCACCTCTTTTCCCCTCAACTCATTACTAACCG AGAAATGATGAACCCGgttgaaacaaacacaaacatcaTCTACAACAATATATCACAAATGGGTTATTCTTCAATTCCACCATCTACCATCAAAACCACCGCAACAGAGACTATGATTCTTCCACCTTACAACTCAATAACAACCGATTCATTACCTCAGAAAACTGCTATGAACTCTGATAGTGGTCTCACCTATAATGTTCCTCCATTAAGAAAACGTTCTAGAGATTCTAGAGACTATTCTAATTCCATCAATTTTCCTTACCCAAATTCCTATATTTCTCCTTCAAcaccacaacaacaaaacaatcatAGAAGTtgtgcttcttcttctttctcttttcttggTGAAGATATTTCTCTTCAGATCCAAAGACAACAACTTGATATTGATCAACTCATTTCTCAACAA atgGAGAAAGTGAAATATGAGATTGAAGAAAAGCGTAAGAGACAAGCGATGAGATTGATTCAAGCAATTGATATGAGTGTGACAAAGAGAATGAAggctaaagaagaagaaatagagaaaattgGGAAAATGAACTGGGCATTAGAAGAAAGAGTTAAGTCACTTTGCATGGAGAATCAAATTTGGCGTGATTTGGCACAAAGCAATGAAGCAACAGCCAATGCTTTGAGGACTAATCTTGAACAACTTCTTCAACAACGCGCCCCGGCCGGTGACGGTAATGAAGATACCGTTGTTCCGGCCAGGCCGGTTGCTTTGATGGATGATGCAGAATCATGTTGTGATAGTAATGAGAGTatcaatgatgatgatgcagTTGATCAGTGGAGAAATGTGGTGGGGCATAATGGTAAAAACATTGGAGCAATGAAGATGGTGGGAaattgtggtggtggtgatagCAATTTTGTGAATAGCATGAAACTGTGCAGTAACTGTGGGAAAGATGAATCATGTGTGTTGATTTTACCTTGTAGACATCTTTGTTTATGTGCTGTTTGTGGGTCTTCTCTTCACATTTGTCCTATTTGTAAATCTTTCAAAACTGCTAGTATCCATGTTAACATGTCATGA